One segment of Spodoptera frugiperda isolate SF20-4 chromosome 5, AGI-APGP_CSIRO_Sfru_2.0, whole genome shotgun sequence DNA contains the following:
- the LOC118272011 gene encoding trichohyalin-like isoform X3, with translation MNNWRLLLLAVVAVFQPITSFTDRNLIDGRQQCCDRLSPALLRDTRSPFDGTNRLAKTSSVLRRLNDREDIHEDRRYELKQRDYSRSVTERPSINNRERVLRLEPSVTVRASLESRVDGRENSFSRGRLLDVQRQAAARSAGDLTRKIVLRTSRNAVERRDDRISTESTHDRMFRDDHRTGRNLQRETQREQFRYEDRRLARNTLQPESSMINRRVTRERLSVTRREDLQPIREQIFGERRDIKTEDRREMRLSARSFDSESRNIRELRDESRATRTADEERRHARDMRSVPGLSRFVIAERRSTDEERRNTREMRVVIDERRNFRDTRVELRLSRSADVERRNSREMRDEPKLSRTSSIERQNTREMKDESRLSRSVDEERRNFRDVRAGLRLRRSADEERRHTRENRDEIRTGNDERQNSREMRDESRLSRTVAAERRNSREMSDESRQDRPALVDRRNIREMRTASRLSRTAAVERQNTREMRDETRLDSSSETKRQNFRDIRNSRFTRSVDGERRNTHQIKETTDEERRNIRDMRVELSRFAGSEQRNSREMRTESRLSRSADVERQNTREMRSTPRLNRDTESERQNYREIRQDSRLSRSADEERLNFRDVRAGLRQSRSIDVELRNTRKVRDESRLGRSVSEERRNVREIRETTDVERRNFRDLRNGVRLSRSVDAERRNSREMRDESRLSPSSETERQNSREIKEESRLSRTVDRERRNTREMRETTDEERRNFRDVRAGVRLTRSVDTERRQSREMRDESRLDRSAAIERRNTREMRETTDEERRNFRDVRAGVRLTRSVDTERRQSREMRDESRLDRSAAVERRNTREMRETTDEERRNFRDVRAGVRLTRSVDTERRQSREMRDESRLDRSAAVERRNTREMRETTDEERRNFRDVRAGVRLSRSADTERRHSREMRDDSRLSRNSREVRDESRRSQFVDLERRSKVQHDRLELSRKNENRQRELVEARSQNVLLSRNRDQISMIVNKMESEKEFTTANWQYVLYTLQAAYLCALFLQLLKPSHTEKSHIRSFSWLPVSSHYNPIKVD, from the exons ATGAATAACTGGCGTTTACTACTACTTGCGGTAGTCGCGGTTTTTCAACCTATCACATCTTTCACCGATCGTAACCTCATTGATGGAAGGCAGCAGTGTTGCGATCGTCTTTCACCAGCTCTGCTTCGAGATACGAGGTCTCCGTTTGATGGAACAAACCGGCTCGCCAAAACTTCTTCTGTTTTAAGACGTCTGAACGATCGTGAGGACATTCATGAAGACCGACGGTATGAACTGAAGCAACGCGACTACAGTCGTTCTGTGACAGAGAGACCATCGATAAATAACAGAGAAAGAGTTTTACGACTAGAACCCTCTGTTACAGTCAGGGCATCTCTTGAGTCACGGGTGGACGGTCGAGAGAATTCCTTTAGTCGTGGACGGCTTCTAGATGTACAACGGCAGGCAGCCGCTCGATCTGCTGGAGACCTAACACGTAAAATTGTACTTCGTACTTCTAGGAATGCCGTAGAACGCCGAGATGACAGGATTTCCACCGAGTCAACACACGATAGGATGTTTAGAGATGATCACCGAACTGGACGTAATCTTCAACGAGAAACACAAAGGGAACAATTCAGATACGAAGATCGTAGACTCGCCCGGAACACACTTCAACCTGAAAGCAGTATGATTAATCGACGTGTTACAAGGGAGAGGCTTAGTGTGACCCGACGTGAAGATTTGCAACCCATTCGCGAACAGATATTTGGAGAACGCCGAGATATCAAAACTGAAGATCGACGCGAAATGAGGCTATCTGCACGATCTTTTGACTCAGAAAGTCGAAATATCCGTGAACTCAGAGACGAGTCCAGGGCAACCCGAACTGCTGATGAAGAGCGACGACATGCTCGCGATATGAGGAGTGTGCCTGGACTGAGTCGATTTGTTATAGCGGAACGACGATCTACTGATGAAGAACGCCGAAATACTCGGGAAATGAGGGTCGTTATTGATGAACGCCGAAACTTCCGTGATACGAGGGTGGAACTTAGATTAAGCCGATCTGCTGATGTAGAACGTAGAAATTCCCGTGAAATGAGGGACGAACCTAAGCTGAGTCGAACTTCTTCCATAGAACGCCAAAATACCCGTGAAATGAAAGATGAATCTAGGTTAAGCCGATCAGTTGACGAAGAACGTCGAAACTTCCGCGATGTCAGAGCCGGACTGAGGTTAAGGCGATCTGCTGATGAAGAACGCAGACATACTCGCGAAAATCGAGATGAAATTCGAACCGGTAATGATGAACGCCAAAACTCCCGTGAAATGAGAGACGAATCTAGACTTAGCCGAACTGTTGCCGCAGAACGTAGGAATTCTCGCGAAATGAGCGACGAATCCAGACAAGATCGACCAGCTCTCGTGGATCGCCGAAATATCCGCGAAATGCGAACCGCATCCAGACTAAGTCGAACTGCTGCTGTAGAACGCCAAAATACCCGTGAAATGAGGGACGAAACTAGATTAGACTCATCTTCTGAAACAAAACGCCAAAACTTCCGCGATATACGAAACTCTAGGTTCACCCGATCTGTTGATGGAGAACGCCGCAATACCCACCAAATCAAAGAAACTACAGACGAAGAACGCCGAAATATCCGCGACATGAGAGTAGAACTCAGTAGATTTGCTGGTTCAGAACAGAGGAATTCTCGGGAAATGAGGACTGAATCTAGGCTAAGTCGATCTGCTGACGTAGAACGTCAAAATACCCGCGAAATGAGGAGCACACCTCGGCTAAATCGGGATACAGAATCAGAACGTCAAAACTACCGTGAAATAAGACAGGATTCTAGGTTAAGCCGATCTGCTGATGAGGAACGCCTGAACTTCCGTGATGTAAGGGCCGGACTGAGACAAAGTAGATCAATCGACGTAGAACTAAGAAATACCCGCAAAGTGAGGGACGAATCTAGATTAGGTCGATCTGTTTCCGAAGAACGCCGAAACGTGCGTGAAATAAGAGAAACTACTGATGTCGAACGCCGAAACTTCCGTGATTTGAGGAACGGAGTTCGACTAAGCAGATCTGTTGACGCAGAGCGTAGGAATTCCCGCGAAATGAGGGATGAATCTAGGCTAAGCCCATCGTCGGAAACAGAACGCCAGAACTCTCGTGAAATAAAGGAAGAATCAAGACTAAGCCGAACTGTTGATAGAGAACGCCGAAATACCCGCGAAATGAGGGAAACTACTGATGAAGAACGCAGGAACTTCCGTGACGTACGAGCCGGAGTGAGGCTAACCAGATCTGTTGATACAGAACGCAGACAATCCCGTGAAATGAGGGACGAGTCTAGATTAGATCGATCCGCTGCCATAGAACGCAGAAATACCCGCGAAATGAGGGAAACTACTGATGAAGAACGCAGGAACTTCCGTGACGTACGAGCCGGAGTGAGGCTAACCAGATCTGTTGATACTGAACGCAGACAATCCCGTGAAATGAGGGACGAATCTAG GTTAGATCGATCCGCTGCCGTAGAACGCAGAAATACCCGCGAAATGAGGGAAACTACTGATGAAGAACGCAGGAACTTCCGTGACGTACGAGCCGGAGTGAGGCTAACCAGATCTGTTGATACAGAACGCAGACAATCCCGTGAAATGAGGGACGAATCTAG GTTAGATCGATCCGCTGCCGTGGAACGCAGAAATACCCGCGAAATGAGGGAAACTACTGATGAAGAACGCAGGAACTTCCGTGACGTACGAGCCGGAGTGAGGCTAAGTAGATCTGCTGACACAGAGCGCAGACATTCCCGCGAAATGAGGGACGACTCTAGGCTAAGTCGCAATTCTCGTGAAGTAAGAGATGAATCCAGGCGAAGCCAATTTGTTGATTTAGAACGCCGTAGCAAAGTACAGCACGACAGACTAGAACTTAGCAGGAAAAATGAAAATAGGCAACGAGAGCTAGTTGAAGCTCGTTCGCAAAATGTACTACTGTCCAGAAATCGCGACCAGATTTCAATGATAGTCAACAAAATGGAATCAGAAAAAGAATTTACCACAGCTAACTGGCAATATGTTCTGTACACATTGCAAGCTGCCTACTTGTGCGCCCTCTTCCTGCAGTTGCTGAAACCAAGCCACACAGAGAAGTCACATATCag GAGTTTCAGTTGGCTGCCTGTGTCTTCTCACTACAACCCCATCAAAGTGGACTAA